The following is a genomic window from Pyricularia oryzae 70-15 chromosome 5, whole genome shotgun sequence.
TCTTTACGTCACGTAGAATATCCATCAAGCATCAAGCTGACAAGCACAGTCTTTTTTCTGGTATTCGCGACGACAATTGTTGGATTTGATCCACCAGATTTGGCTACCAACCCCCCCCTCTCTTTCGCGCCTCAACAACCCCAAGGGAGCAAACAAAAAGTACATATCAACCCGTAGAATCGGCCTCAACTCAACCGCCAAAAATGCTGCATGTGGACTCGCCAAACGAGCCCTTCCCGGACCCGAGCCAGCTCGCCCAGGCGACCAAGGTTCACCGGCAGAGGAACTTTGAGATCGCATCACGCAAGCTCCCCATCTCCAAGTCCGGGCCCATCGACGCCATGTCGGCTCGCATCGGCATCCCCGTCCCTGAGATGATCTTTGGCGACAACCTCGTCTCGGTGCGTCACGTGCCTTCGGGGTGGACCATGTCCTTTTCCGCCGAGGCGGCGCTGGACTGCGTCGAGAAGACGGACAAGGGCATGCTGCAGGTGGCATACGCGGGGGCGTGGTCCAGCTCGCGCGAGAACACGAGCGGTATCAAGGAGGTCGTGCGGCCCTTCGACTGGAGCTACAGCACCGACTACCGCGGCACCGAAGAGCCAGCGAAGCTGGTGCCCGGCAGCGGCAAGCAGATTCCCATTGAGCTTCTTAAGCGCCGGGATCCGATCCTGTTCTTCGACGAGGTGGTGCTCTACGAGTCGGAGCTCGACGACAATGGCGTGTCCATCTTCAGTGTCAAGGTCAGGGTCATGGAGCATCGCATGCTGCTGCTCGCTCGTCTGTACATGAGGCTGGACAATGTCGTCGTTCGCGTGCGGGATACCCGGCTGTACGTTGATTTTGATACCCAGGAGGTCATTCGCGAGTACACGGCCAAGGAGGATAGCTTTGCCACTGTTAAGCAAGTAAGTCTCAAAAGTTCACGGATTGAGTTTAGACGTACGAGTAATCACGGAAACTAACCACTAACCAATCCAAACACAGGGCCTCATGTTGCAAGGGTTGGTCCCGGATAGTATCACAACGGCTTTCAGGGATGCAAATCAAATAGCAGAGCACGTTCGTGTTGTAGATCATCAAGTGGACTATGCAAGCTTCTCATGAGTCATCCATTACAAGAACCTTTACGCTTGTCCTACAGAACAGGCGGGAGTTTAAGTACTTTTTTTGCAGTCCATGGATCCcagggtgttttttcttgATGTAGGCGTGGGCGTTCAGGCGTTAGTAGTCAAGATGGCGGTGGTTTCAGAACAGCTTTTCATTGTTCCCAAGGTATGGATCCTTTCGTAAGAATCCGATCTCGCTCGATGAAGACAAATAAGAGATCTTTGGATATGAGCGTGGACAGAACCCGCACATTCATGAAAACATCGCAATCGCTCCGTGTTACGCCCAACTCCAACAGAACCGCAGCCCGCAGGGTATACAGATCCCAAATTGCATCCCTAATAAAGAGTACGTATACAAAGCCCTCAGCAAAGCAGCAATCGAGTCAAAAAAGAACGAGTAAGTAAATCATCGTTAACCTCTCCCGAACAAGGTTAAACCCGTTCAGGTCACCGAGCAGCTCCAGCGCCTGGTGACGATGACGGTTCCGTAACCTCTTCGAACTCCATTTGCCACCGATCAACCTCTTTAAACTTTTGCGCGGCCTGCTGGAGCTCCTCGCTCAGTTTGCCTGTAAGCTCGCCGTGGCCTTCAGTTGCATCCAAGGTTTCATCTGCCAATGCGTCGTCTGATCGGTACTCTTCATCGGCTGCGACTTGTATTGTCTCTCCTTCACCTTCTCCATCTTGATTTTCCTTATCGGAGCCCGCAGTAGCCCGGGAGCCATAGGTTCTCCGAGCACGTCTTTTGTCGCCTTTAGTCGCCTGCACCCGGGCGAGGGGGGCATTAGAGTCGGCCAAAGGTCTCGCATGTCTTCTCGCGCGCCGTGCCCTGGACCCCTCCACATAGGACAGCTCGTCTGCCTCGTTTGCCACTATCGTGGAGTTAAACTCGTCGTCGGACTGGTCATCTCGTGCCGTCCTTTGCCTCCTCTTGGGCAACATTGCCGTGAGCTCGGCGGTCGTAAGCTTCGGTGAGGCCTTGCGGGCATTTTTTGAGGCAGCGGCTGCCCCACGGGTGTTTTTGGTTTTACCCGCGACGTAATTGGGCGAGTGCGTTAGTGATGGTGGAGACGACATGTCCGATAGCACATCTTCACCGTGGGCAGGAGCTGGTGTTTTGCGAGAGTCTGACGGCGCTCGGCGATGTCTATTGCGAGGAAGATTTCTTAACGACGGCCAGCTGGTTGGGCTGGCATCCGATGAGCTGCTACTAGCGGGCGGTGCTAAtatgtcatcgtcgtcatccacaactgcgcgacgtgcTGTGTCATGGTCCGGAGTCGATGGTATATCATCGAGAGGCGGCAAGCTGAGCTCCGAGTCGCTCTCGATAGAATCTTGCCGGACATCGCTGGACGCCAGCACAGGACGCTTGGATGAACCATCCTGGCCCTCTGTTGATTTTCTCTTCCGCGAAGATCCCTCTTCGCGACTAGTATCCATAGCAGGTAATGATGGCTCTCTATCCCTCATATCGGATCCACGAGTCCTCCTGCGACTAGGAGACCCAATAACACTTTCTGGAATTACCTCTTCATCCGACCCAATAACACTGTCCTCCGGTTCATCCTTGTTGGCTATCGGCTCCGTCTCGTCTGGCTCTAGGCGAGCTTTGCGTCTACTACCCAGGATACTCTGCTCCCTGGCCCGTCGCTTGAATGTCCCGATGTTGAAAGTCGTACTGATACTCGGTGTATTTGGGCCTCGGCTACTTGGGCGAATAGGTGCATCATCGCGGCCAACAATGCTCGATTGGCGGGGACGGCCTCGTCTGAAAAGCCCCACATTGAACGAAGACGTGTCGGTCGACCGTTGATCACCAGCCAGCACAGAATCCTCGCCCAGGGTTATATCCACGTCCAGATCGTCAAAGTCCCCGCCAAAAAGCTCAGAGTCATCCATAACATCCAGTCCTGACGCATCCGGCGCGCTCCTCCGTAGCCTGCTGGAGCTCCGCCGGGCGGCGCGTACCGTACTGGAGCTGGCTTTCCTAAGCGTCGAAGGCCCTTCCAATGCCGAGGTCGAGCTGAGATCGTCCAGACGACTCATTGCCGCATCGCGTCGAGTTTTGGAATCTTCCAGCGCCTTTGCCTGCTGGGGTTTTGCATGGGTGGTACCTCCCGAGGCGCGCCGCGTTGCTTGGCGCTCGATTTCTCGGTCGCTGAGTCCGTAAATATCACTGCTCGTGTCGCTCACTACTTCCACCTGGGTAACCTGATTTGTCGCAGCTTTCTTTGCTGGTTCTGGTTCAGCAGTCCGAGCTGCACCGGCAGCATTCCCTTTCGGTGCTGCCGGCGCGACTCGAGATCGTACCGGTCGTGGCATCGCGTTGTATTCGGCGTTGTTCGCGTTGTGTCGGATATTTTGAGGATACAAGTGTGTCACTAGATATACGACCCGTCCCGAAGATTTCTAGCACTGCGTGTAGTGTTATAGCTCTATGAGAGCCCTCACGGGTAGGAGGTAACAAAAAGCGGCTTTGAAGGTAATTGTGGAGGAGAGGGAGGGAACCGGGTGGGCTACGGGCCTGGGGATAAACACGGGTGAGGTATGAAGTAGAATTGGACGCGACTTCACGCGTCAATCATACCGCCACATCCCACTGCAGGCCGCGGGCCCACACTAGCTTCAGCCACACCACCAGCAAGTACGAACCTCCCCACAGTGGTCGACGTCATCAATTGCTTTCACTAGCATCAAGTAATTACCTTGCATGTTGGTAAGGGTGCATCCCTACGAGAGCTACTCAACCTATAGGGATATCCCACACCTTTACGCCTGCTCTATGCTATTTCACTCCAAAACCAGATCTCAAAGATAACGTATATTATGGCCACCGCAATCTTAGGTCGGCGGGCCCTGGCCCAAAGGTGTGTTCCTCTGGCATTGGGAGCCTCGCTCGGCATTGGCCACTTCGCATACCGGAGTAAGACGCAGCCCTACAGATTGGATGCGCTTTCCAGCAGGTCGGCTTCAACTTGGTCCCCAACGACTGGTGGAGTACTTGAAATCGAAGAAGAGGACGGCTTCATCGATTCGGATGTCCTACGGCAGGTGTCCGGCGGCAGTGTGACAGGTGTGTTCAATTTCATCACGAAAATGCCTATTTTTCCATTGCCGTATTTAGGAGAGACGAAGTAGTAACAATAATCACTCGAGGTAGGTTTCTTATCCGGGTTATTTGTCAGTGTTTTCTCGCGCACCCTCGTCTTGCTCATGGGCCTGACAATAGTCGCCTTCTCAGTACGTTTGACCTCAGAACCAAAATCTTCAAGTGCTCTGAACGTTATGATTGACATGCCCGTAGGTTGCGGCAAAGTATGGAATAGACTTGGTGCATCAGTTGCGCCTCAAGGAAAGGGCACAGTCATCACGGGTTTTGTCCGCCCTTCGCAGCAACACCCCTTTCAAGCTGTCGTTTGGTGTTACATTTGCTTTATCTGCATTTGCGCACTTTTGATGCTCCTAATGCAGCTTATTTGCAACTAGCAACATAATTATGGTATCATAGAGAATCCAGGAACTTCACCGGCTACTCAATAGGGCTGTGTTTCGCGCTCAAGCCATGCCATGGTCAAATTGTCATCCTTGAAGAAACCGCTCGTCTTGTCGAGAATGAGCTTGTTGTAGTCGTTCAGCCATTGCTTCTCACGTGGTGTTAAGAGGCTCTCGTCAATCAGCCTGCGGCAGTATGGTACCATGGTGACGTGCTCAAAACCAAGGTATGGCTTGTCGCCGAACATGTGCTTAGTCTCGACCTCACGGATCATGGCAATGTTCTCGATGCGGATGCCGTAAGAGCCATCTTCGTAGAAGCCGGGCTCAATAGATGTTACATTACCCGGTGCGAGTGGGACTCCAGCGTAGTGCTTCCTGGTGCCTATGCCGATGGGACCCTCGTGAACGTTGAGGTATGAGCCGACACCGTGACCGGTACCGTGTCGGTAGTCCAATCCTTCTTGCTAGGGTCTTTGTTAGCACAACCTAGCTAGACGAAAGCAAAGTTTATCGTTCATGGTTGTTTATTACTTACCCAGAGAAATTGTCTAGCAAAGGGGTCCAGTGCAAAGCCAGTCGTGCCTTTGGGGAATATAGCCATGTCCAAAGCCATGTTTCCCTTCAATACCAGTGTATACGCCTTCCTCTCAGCTTCCGAGGGCTTCCCGAAATGCAATGTCCTGGTGGTGTCGGTCGTACCGTCCAGGAACTGCGCCCCAGAATCACAGAGGTACACAGAATCGGCGTCAATCGTTGCGCATGAGTCTTCTTCGGGCTTGTAGTGAATGACAGCGGCACTGAAGTTTGCTATGTTAACTATTGCCTCATGTGCTTCGAGGAAAACTTGGATACTTACTTTGCACCCACAGCAGAAATCGTGGTGAAGGATAGACCAACGAAGTCCTCGTGCTTTGCCCGCAGGTTTTCTAATTTGGTTGCGGCCTGTACCTCATTGAGGGTAGCTTTCTTGTTTGCCACTTGGTCTTCGAGCCAAGCAAAGTACTCAATAAGCGCTGCGCCATCACGGATGTGGCATTGCCTCATGCCCTCTAGTTCAGTCTCATTCTTGATAGCCTTGGCATCGCAGACCGGGCTCTTAATTTCATCGACGGCACCATCCCCGCCAAGTGCAAGCTTAAGAGCCCACGATGTCTTGTTCGAAATGGCGAGCTTTTTGACCTTGCTTTCTTCTCCCTGGTCCTCGGTGGGCTTGAGACTTTTGGCCAGTACCTCCGAGTCCTCAAAAATGCTCTCGTACGGCCTGATATCGACTTTGTTCTCCTTGAGGTAGGCATGAGATTCCTCGCTGAGCTTCGATGCGTCGACATATAACGTCGCATTATCGGCGGTGACGACGGCATAAGAGAAGAAGACGGGGTTGTAAGGAATATCACTGCCTCGAAGGTTGAAGAGCCAGGCGATCTCGTCCAAGGTAGAAATTACGAAGCCAAAtaccttcttcttctccaggACCTCTCGGAGCTCTTTGAGTTTAGGCTCGGTATCCTTCCCAGAGTACTTCTTTGGTAGGAATGCTATGGGGTTGCTCGGGCGTGAGGGCTTGTGCCTACCCCATACCAAGTCAACCAGATTGTCTGATATGGCAACCAGATCATTGCCACCCTTGGACTTGATCTTCTCCTGGAGCGCCTTGGCCTCGGAGCTTGACAGCAGAGTAGGGTCTACGCCAACCGTCTTGCCTCCAGCAGCCTGGTCGGCTGTCCATTCCTGCCACGTCGGGACATCGGGCTGGCCCTGCTTCAGTAGCTCCCAGTTGTTGTCTAGCTCTGTCGCAGCTTGGTTGAAGTACCGTCCATCGGTTGCCAGGGCGGCCTTGTCGTTGGTCACAACGGCAGTGCCTGCAGAACCGGAGAAGCCGCTGATGAACTCTCGGCGGCCATCACAGGGGGCGATATATTCGGACGAGTGTGCGTCTTCGGTGGGTACGACTACAGGCAGTCACGAAGGGTTGTGCATCAGTGAAAGAGCTTATTACTTCTAGACCTTGAGGCGTTGGATAGCCTACTGTAAACATCTATGCTGCGCGCCCTCATCAGGCCCCGCAGCTCCGCGAGGCGGTCCGAAGTCGAAACCGTCTTCATGATGAACGGGGATTCAGGGGAGGAGCTTGAGCAACGCACGAACTGCCGGCAGCTCGAGGGAGCAGACACTACTGCTCGGGATGGGCGCTGATGCTGTTGTAGGATAACGAATCTGGGAGTTGTGCAGGACTGAATGAAGCTGTAGCTAGACGATCTGGCAGACGTCAGGAGCTGCCTGAAGGATGTACTATTCATCGAGGCCGCCTAGAAAGGTCAATTAATGGAAGAGGGCGGAGCTAGTGGGTGAGGGGTGCTGGACACAGGAGCTCGTCGTATGGTGCCCATGCGTGTGTGTGGGAGACAAAGGTCCACAGGAGCCCCGCAAATTGTAGCGTTGTTACTGCTAACAATAACGGTTTAGACAGCTTTGGTTAGGGACCTACAGTTGCCCCACCAAAACACTGCACGATGTCTCGCAAACAATCATGCCTTGTCCACATCCCGCCCTTTTCCCTGTAAGAAAATGCTTAAATAAATGTGAATAACTATTAAATTTAGATAATTACCGTCAACTGGACTACGGAGACGGTCAACAGGTGGCCAAGTAAAATCATGAAACGGGTTCGTTGCCAATGTGGCCAGCTGCTAATGACGCGCTGTAGTATCCAGCATGTATTATCAAGCATCCACAAATTCGACTGCAAGCAGCTTCACTGTGCCCCAACCTGTCTGGATTTAGGAAGCTCACTCATGGCGACGTCAACTTACTTACCTACCCAACAGTTGTCTCCATTCTTCTTCAACAACTAGGGAAAACCAACGCCTGTTT
Proteins encoded in this region:
- a CDS encoding type 2A phosphatase activator TIP41 — protein: MLHVDSPNEPFPDPSQLAQATKVHRQRNFEIASRKLPISKSGPIDAMSARIGIPVPEMIFGDNLVSVRHVPSGWTMSFSAEAALDCVEKTDKGMLQVAYAGAWSSSRENTSGIKEVVRPFDWSYSTDYRGTEEPAKLVPGSGKQIPIELLKRRDPILFFDEVVLYESELDDNGVSIFSVKVRVMEHRMLLLARLYMRLDNVVVRVRDTRLYVDFDTQEVIREYTAKEDSFATVKQGLMLQGLVPDSITTAFRDANQIAEHVRVVDHQVDYASFS
- a CDS encoding xaa-Pro aminopeptidase 1 — its product is MNSTSFRQLLTSARSSSYSFIQSCTTPRFVILQQHQRPSRAVVSAPSSCRQFVRCSSSSPESPFIMKTVSTSDRLAELRGLMRARSIDVYIVPTEDAHSSEYIAPCDGRREFISGFSGSAGTAVVTNDKAALATDGRYFNQAATELDNNWELLKQGQPDVPTWQEWTADQAAGGKTVGVDPTLLSSSEAKALQEKIKSKGGNDLVAISDNLVDLVWGRHKPSRPSNPIAFLPKKYSGKDTEPKLKELREVLEKKKVFGFVISTLDEIAWLFNLRGSDIPYNPVFFSYAVVTADNATLYVDASKLSEESHAYLKENKVDIRPYESIFEDSEVLAKSLKPTEDQGEESKVKKLAISNKTSWALKLALGGDGAVDEIKSPVCDAKAIKNETELEGMRQCHIRDGAALIEYFAWLEDQVANKKATLNEVQAATKLENLRAKHEDFVGLSFTTISAVGANAAVIHYKPEEDSCATIDADSVYLCDSGAQFLDGTTDTTRTLHFGKPSEAERKAYTLVLKGNMALDMAIFPKGTTGFALDPFARQFLWQEGLDYRHGTGHGVGSYLNVHEGPIGIGTRKHYAGVPLAPGNVTSIEPGFYEDGSYGIRIENIAMIREVETKHMFGDKPYLGFEHVTMVPYCRRLIDESLLTPREKQWLNDYNKLILDKTSGFFKDDNLTMAWLERETQPY